In Fusarium oxysporum Fo47 chromosome XII, complete sequence, one DNA window encodes the following:
- a CDS encoding heterokaryon incompatibility protein-domain-containing protein: MVLSKQTTEERLCSRCESLDLDNIPSGRWTNVECREPVAFFGKRSAVLHDEGCPLCQAPFYIAAGEHNTWSSRREDKFCMFTIPSQLAYRGAKLEFTSDGEMGDRVLGRAKDQRDSTWLIVCNQTRSIDQPLWYNIIPTSAHNFGCLAEFSDTFNGVGQRRWLAHCAGVHGELCNPGEGKRPLPKGLAVINCTTRKLEPLPTGVKFAALSYSYSSSYLFPQTIEDAITVALQVGINFLWVDRYCLPQQECPEKREQIQKMHKIYREADLTIIAAAGDGPDYGLPGISTPRVSAPSVDLRLGAHRLVSTGRSAQEAVRNTRWASRAWTFQEGLVSRRKLVFTVWSVTQADSPELCNPFQCRVLHLIPDNVGEKGTPFRILFVTFGVSRSYTIMIIQSGMSWFALNWGIIGPAQGRPDFLSWSWIGWKGKAYSTINRSHKENVNASLLLDDGTAIEDANALRDLNIFQKISPMLSKYILIEAQTVHVRIRRKEGAHWNLRNMWKLSFVKNGTERYGITYADGFSITQEFEAGDSIYRDLEAGHTWLGIAFLRSDMVLVLKDMGDHYERFGYIDVDFSVPDLELVDYLLGHRLIRLG; the protein is encoded by the exons ATGGTTCTGTCGAAACAGACCACTGAAGAAAGGCTCTGCTCGCGATGTGAATCCCTAGACCTCGACAATATTCCGTCCGGTCGTTGGACCAATGTCGAATGCCGGGAGCCAGTAGCCTTCTTTGGCAAGCGAAGTGCTGTTCTTCATGACGAAGGCTGTCCCCTCTGCCAAGCGCCGTTTTACATTGCGGCCGGCGAACATAACACTTGGTCTTCCAGAAGAGAAGATAAATTCTGCATGTTCACTATCCCAAGCCAACTCGCCTATAGAGGAGCGAAACTAGAGTTCACATCTGATGGGGAGATGGGTGATCGAGTTCTGGGACGAGCGAAAGATCAAAGAGATTCGACATGGCTAATCGTTTGCAATCAAACCAGATCTATTGACCAACCTCTCTGGTACAATATAATACCAACGTCAGCTCATAACTTTGGTTGTTTGGCTGAATTTTCTGACACTTTTAACGGAGTCGGTCAGCGA CGATGGCTTGCGCATTGCGCGGGCGTGCATGGAGAGCTTTGCAATCCTGGTGAAGGGAAGCGCCCTTTGCCCAAAGGCCTAGCTGTTATCAATTGTACGACTCGGAAGCTAGAGCCTTTACCAACCGGTGTAAAGTTCGCTGCTCTGTCATAT TCATATTCCTCCAGCTATCTTTTCCCACAAACCATTGAGGATGCAATCACTGTAGCGCTACAAGTTGGTATCAATTTTCTCTGGGTAGACAGGTACTGCTTGCCACAGCAGGAGTGCCCCGAGAAGCGCGAGCAGATTCAGAAGATGCACAAGATCTACCGTGAGGCAGACTTAACTATCATCGCTGCAGCAGGCGACGGGCCAGACTATGGTCTTCCAGGCATAAGCACACCAAGAGTCAGCGCCCCTTCAGTAGACTTACGCCTTGGAGCTCACCGCTTAGTCTCCACAGGCCGGAGTGCACAAGAAGCTGTCCGAAACACGAGATGGGCGTCTCGAGCTTGGACATTTCAAGAGGGCCTTGTttcaagaaggaagctcgTCTTCACTGTATGGAGCGTGA CTCAGGCAGATAGTCCTGAGCTATGCAATCCTTTTCAGTGCAGAGTATTACATCTTATCCCGGACAATGTCGGGGAGAAAGGT ACGCCTTTCCGGATTCTTTTCGTCACCTTTGGGGTCAGCCGATCCTATACAATAATGATAATTCAATCGGGGATGTCGTGGTTTGCCCTCAATTGGGGTATAATAGGCCCGGCACAGGGACGACCAGATTTCCTGAGTTGGTCGTGGATTGGCTGGAAGGGCAAGGCATATTCGACAATCAACAGATCTCACAAAGAAAATGTAAACGCCTCTCTGCTACTAGACGACGGCACTGCCATCGAAGACGCCAACGCCTTAAGGGATCTGAATATCTTCCAAAAAATATCACCAATGTTAAGCAAATACATACTCATCGAGGCCCAGACTGTTCACGTAAGAATACGGCGGAAGGAAGGGGCTCATTGGAATCTTCGAAACATGTGGAAACTCTCCTTTGTGAAAAATGGCACCGAAAGATATGGAATCACTTACGCAGATGGCTTTTCCATAACACAGGAGTTCGAAGCGGGTGATAGCATATACAGAGATTTGGAAGCGGGGCATACTTGGCTCGGAATAGCATTTCTGCGCTCTGACatggtcttggtcttgaaggATATGGGAGACCATTATGAAAGGTTTGGATATATCGATGTTGACTTTTCCGTACCAGATCTGGAACTGGTGGATTATCTTCTGGGGCACAGGCTTATTCGTTTAGGGTGA
- a CDS encoding beta-lactamase/transpeptidase-like protein: MRLLTLSFLLSALTSGTFAKDDCINNDIPFQACAPIGAYYPPPTIDKSSEPFKKLTSRFTKTFDDLIKNGGSDKYGPITPNTTSFSVVIFGGAESLRDDPIFVEYHYTSPEDQASNANLTSDTKFPVGDVSMVFTVYAWLVKMGEQWETPITKYLPELAEVKGPLTVNWGDITIGALAGQMSGLSRESEACVVGKACDWKAFQKAFAKKAPYFLTDTTPVVSYAAFQLLAFVIQRSDGADWSSILDKTILQPLNMSHSGVLSHGVEDVFAMKSLNISATGEPGALSFVSSAKDLARAGHSILASDLLSPAVTRRWLHHNVDTSNLRNGVGRPWEVYRAGNAISPILDALTKSGTIGKYASYFGLTTDFNAGFAILAHDNGVEDRKLDLNVHADIVSEVLGYLQVIAAKELEARYAGSYSGKATEATFNTTDNGRGLEVQKLVIGGVNIKEQTAQKLGIQADDLDFRIYPTNVQDGSRHQFIAVFQDRSAPIDMGTPTCITWQEIGAGAEISFVFTLGRDGEVIGVEVPQFHAKMERAT, encoded by the exons ATGCGTCTGCTTACCTTGAGCTTTCTTTTGAGCGCTTTAACCAGCGGGACTTTCGCTAAAGATGACTGTATCAACAACGATATTCCCTTCCAGGCATGCGCTCCTATCGGTGCATACTATCCTCCGCCCACCATCGACAAATCCTCTGAGCCTTTCAAGAAGCTTACCTCCCGGTTCACCAAGACCTTTGACGACCTCATCAAGAACGGCGGTAGTGACAAATATGGTCCAATCACACCCAACACTACGTCCTTCTCCGTGGTCATCTTCGGTGGTGCTGAGTCGCTTCGAGATGATCCCATCTTCGTCGAGTATCACTATACATCCCCTGAAGATCAAGCCTCGAACGCAAACCTCACTTCGGACACCAAATTTCCAGTTGGTGATGTGAGCATGGTATTCACTGTTTATGCTTGGCTTGTCAAGATGGGCGAGCAATGGGAGACGCCTATCACTAAGTATCTGCCTGAACTGGCTGAAGTCAAAGGTCCGCTTACGGTGAACTGGGGGGACATTACTATTGGTGCTTTGGCAGGCCAAATGTCAGGCCTCAGTCGAGAGT CCGAAGCATGCGTTGTTGGCAAGGCTTGCGACTGGAAGG CTTTCCAAAAGGCCTTTGCGAAGAAAGCACCATACTTTCTCACGGACACAACTCCAGTTGTCTCTTACGCGGCTTTTCAGCTGTTGGCTTTTGTTATCCAACGGAGTGATGGCGCTGATTGGTCTTCGATTCTCGACAAGACCATTCTGCAGCCTCTTAACATGAGCCACAGTGGAGTTTTGAGCCATGGTGTCGAAGATGTCTTTGCCATGAAGAGTCTCAACATTTCGGCGACTGGCGAACCAGG TGCCTTATCATTCGTTAGCTCCGCCAAAGATCTCGCACGCGCTGGACACTCTATTCTTGCTTCAGACCTCCTTTCGCCTGCTGTTACCCGTCGCTGGCTTCACCACAATGTCGACACGTCCAATCTTCGCAACGGCGTAGGTCGACCTTGGGAAGTTTACCGTGCCGGAAACGCTATCTCACCCATCCTCGATGCCTTGACGAAGAGCGGAACTATTGGCAAATATGCGAGCTACTTTGGACTCACCACTGACTTCAACGCTGGCTTCGCTATTCTGGCTCATGACAATGGTGTCGAGGATCGAAAGCTTGACCTGAACGTGCACGCCGATATCGTCAGCGAAGTTCTCGGTTACTTGCAAGTCATTGCCGCCAAAGAACTGGAAGCGCGCTATGCTGGATCATATTCAGGCAAGGCTACTGAGGCTACTTTCAATACCACTGACAATGGCCGGGGTCTTGAGGTTCAGAAGCTTGTAATTGGTGGGGTGAACATCAAGGAGCAGACCGCTCAGAAGCTCGGCATTCAGGCTGATGATCTGGACTTCAGAATCTACCCAACGAATGTTCAAGATGGAAGCCGCCACCAGTTCATTGCCGTTTTCCAGGATAGGAGTGCTCCAATTGACATGGGCACTCCGACATGTATTACTTGGCAGGAAATTGGTGCTGGCGCAGAGATCAGCTTTGTTTTCACCCTGGGTCGGGATGGCGAGGTTATTGGAGTAGAGGTTCCCCAGTTCCACGCCAAGATGGAGAGGGCCACATAA
- a CDS encoding DHS-like NAD/FAD-binding domain-containing protein: MASSAPKVAPPERRDPLDVIDKQADEIVALIKKSKHFIVFTGAGVSTSAGIPDFRGPEGAWTLRAQGRARTGKATSTLQAIPTPTHMALVELQNQGVLKYLVSQNCDGLHRRSGILRDRISELHGNSNRECCKDCGKEYIRDFRAVASYEKSVHDHRTGRKCTACGGNLLDTIINFGEFLPEEPLKVARSHAKKADLCIALGSSLSVPPASGIPETCGKSRKSKLIICNLQETFMEGIADMHIWAESDVLMTRVMNRLGYTIPSFILKRRLVLKIERDAHARQVIVLTGVDDDGTPVTYLQSVKLEDSRRIVRSEPFSFVFREGLSTGAEVKFALEFMGHYNEPNVVIDYSVPAEEGAETVYDLSYDLVFVTLGVPLCINAFSLYDAGTDKDVTKACDKAMSADINCNKKAFSFINGGWYGSLDSGALTDAVCTNTCSQSLQDWVTSVSEDCEDKDKAQYGLRIWTGWNATCLKDTKTGRYCNDIIEDFTDVGEEEELPHDELCHPCYVKRLEMYKPSPHALNIKWHEEQLELVHKKCSSSASTETAVLTSSKSEPSGAATTAEASEASQEAKSGSESVMSTETPVQTTSSELTVPSAPNAGAKSGQGVSFGYESLMLLLSMNIFV; encoded by the exons ATGGCTTCTTCCGCGCCGAAAGTCGCGCCACCTGAACGTCGGGATCCTCTAGACGTTATTGACAAACAGGCAGATGAGATCGTGGCACTTATCAAAAAGAGCAAGCACTTCATTGTTTTCACGGGTGCAGGCGTCTCGACTTCAGCCG GCATTCCCGACTTTCGTGGACCAGAAGGTGCTTGGACACTGAGAGCTCAAGGGCGAGCTCGTACTGGAAAGGCCACGAGCACACTTCAGGCCATCCCGACACCTACGCATATGGCCTTGGTAGAGCTCCAGAATCAAGGAGTTCTGAAGTATCTTGTTAGTCAGAATTGCGATGGCTTGCATCGAAGGAGTGGCATCCTGCGG GATCGCATTTCGGAACTTCATGGCAACAGCAATCGGGAATGTTGCAAAGACTGTGGCAAAGAGTACATACGAG ACTTCCGTGCTGTCGCCAGCTATGAAAAATCAGTGCATGACCATCGGACAGGTCGCAAGTGCACTGCGTGCGGAGGGAACCTCCttgacaccatcatcaactttgGAGAATTCTTACCAGAGGAACCGCTCAAGGTTGCTCGAAGTcatgccaagaaggctgatcTTTGCATTGCACTCGGGTCATCACTCAGTGTTCCTCCAGCGAGTGGCATCCCCGAGACATGCGGAAAGAGTCGAAAAAGCAAGCTTATCATCTGCAACCTACAAGAGACTTTCATGGAAGGCATTGCCGATATGCATATTTGGGCTGAGTCGGATGTTTTGATGACAAGAGTGATGAATAGGCTTGGATACACCATCCCAAGTTTCATCTTGAAGCGCCGGCTTGTGCTCAAGATTGAGCGGGATGCACACGCTCGTCAGGTTATTGTATTGACTGGCGTCGACGATGACGGTACTCCAGTCACATATCTCCAATCTGTCAAGCTTGAGGACAGCAGACGTATAGTAAGGTCTGAGCCCTTTTCATTCGTCTTCCGAGAAGGTCTTAGTACTGGAGCCGAAGTCAAGTTTGCACTTGAGTTCATGGGACATTACAATGAACCCAATGTCGTTATTGACTACAGTGTCCCTGCGGAAGAGGGCGCAGAGACGGTGTACGATCTTTCATATGACCTTG TTTTCGTCACTCTGGGCGTACCCTTGTGCATCAATGCTTTCAGTCTCTATGATGCTGGAACAGACAAAGATGTAACAAAAGCCTGCGATAAGGCCATGTCAGCGGACATCAATTGCAACAAAAAGGCATTCAGCTTTATCAACGGAGGTTGGTACGGCTCTCTCGACAGTGGAGCCTTGACCGACGCGGTCTGCACCAATACTTGCTCTCAATCACTCCAGGACTGGGTTACCAGTGTTTCCGAGGACTGCGAGGATAAAGATAAAGCCCAATACGGCCTTCGTATCTGGACAGGCTGGAATGCGACTTGTTTGAAAGACACCAAGACAGGACGATATTGCAACG ATATCATCGAAGATTTCActgatgttggagaagaggaggagctccCGCACGATGAGCTTTGCCACCCTTGTTATGTGAAGCGTCTCGAGATGTATAAACCCTCGCCGCACGCCCTCAACATTAAATGGCACGAAGAGCAACTTGAGCTCGTGCACAAGAAGTGCAGTAGTTCAGCCTCCACCGAGACTGCTGTGCTCACTTCAAGTAAGAGTGAACCATCCGGGGCGGCGACTACGGCAGAGGCCTCGGAAGCCTCTCAAGAGGCCAAGAGCGGGAGTGAGTCTGTAATGTCCACTGAGACCCCAGTGCAGACTACATCATCTGAACTGACTGTGCCATCTGCGCCCAATGCAGGTGCCAAATCTGGACAGGGAGTGTCGTTCGGGTATGAGTCTCTGATGCTTCTTTTGTCGATGAACATCTTTGTGTAG
- a CDS encoding uncharacterized protein (eukaryotic protein of unknown function-domain containing protein) gives MSTQAKPLSYMEKLSNEVFAYRPSEPTPPDSPRIIIIASWTNALDSHIAKYVDKHKELYPTSQLVLVKSYNKNFFDPKVLAESVKPAVPVIRASFPDATSSTAEPGIMIHLFSNGGSSNISSLYDVYAATAQEGEDPWLPPHVTVFDSAPGAQRLTNTAAFFKSTVPKSYRWVFMPIVYFVAAAWQFTKVLGLTKDWLAFWGSTHNTAEGKREREIRRTYIYSEEDELIDYKDLEAQAAEAEKLGFDIHLEKFDGSLHVAHARKDEARYWSAVQKTWSGFE, from the coding sequence ATGAGCACACAGGCCAAGCCTCTCTCCTACATGGAAAAGCTCTCCAACGAGGTCTTCGCTTACCGCCCTTCTGAACCTACCCCGCCGGACTCTCCaaggatcatcatcatcgccagtTGGACCAATGCACTTGATAGCCATATTGCCAAATACGTCGATAAGCACAAGGAGTTATACCCGACTTCGCAACTTGTTCTTGTGAAGAGCTATAACAAGAACTTTTTCGACCCCAAGGTTCTGGCGGAGTCGGTAAAGCCAGCAGTGCCAGTTATCAGAGCCTCATTTCCAGACGCCACGTCATCAACGGCTGAGCCAGGAATCATGATTCATCTCTTTTCGAACGGTGGTTCGTCGAATATCTCATCGTTGTATGATGTATACGCTGCGACTGCTCAAGAAGGCGAAGATCCTTGGCTTCCGCCTCACGTAACAGTCTTTGACTCAGCACCGGGTGCTCAGCGCCTCACCAACACAGCCGCGTTCTTCAAGTCGACTGTTCCAAAGTCATATCGCTGGGTGTTTATGCCGATTGTCTATTTCGTTGCAGCTGCATGGCAGTTCACCAAGGTTCTTGGTCTTACAAAAGACTGGCTGGCTTTTTGGGGTTCGACTCATAATACGGCTGAGGGCAAGAGGGAGCGTGAGATTCGTCGAACGTACATTTATAGTGAAGAGGACGAGTTGATCGATTATAAAGATCTGGAAGCCCAGGCTGCTGAGGCGGAGAAGCTGGGATTTGATATCCATCTGGAGAAGTTTGACGGGTCTCTTCATGTTGCGCATGCCCGAAAAGATGAGGCGAGATACTGGAGTGCTGTCCAGAAGACTTGGAGTGGTTTTGAGTAG
- a CDS encoding glycosyl hydrolase: MVSWNNIFTLALGLIGSARAYTNPIRNPGGGDPQITYTGGYYYLISTEWTNLQLSRATTIEGLKTATPKVIYTDSDPSRSSNVWAPELHYLGGKWYIYYTAGKAEDLTGQRSHVIKGGASPWDSWSYGAKLSDDWGIDGTILRTNQFGNYFVYSCMTGVQYQSTCIRKLGSDFLSVGALSIISQPDQSWEKSGTPVQEGPNALYFGGKTYISYSANYCWTPDYCVALLEWDGKTDPAKASAWKKSNGCVLKSANGSYGTGHNSFFQSPDGKQTFITFHATSNKNGACDDTRYAMTQPLTANADGTPNFGSVQPFSHQFAEPSK, from the exons ATGGTCTCTTGGAATAACATCTTCACACTGGCCCTGGGCCTCATCGGCTCAGCTCGTGCCTATACCAACCCCATCAGAAACCCCGGTGGTGGTGATCCTCAGATTACCTACACCGGAGGATACTACTACCTTATCTCGACAGAATGGACAAACCTGCAACTCTCTCGAGCTACCACCATCGAGGGCCTCAAGACTGCTACTCCTAAGGTCATCTACACAGACTCTGACCCTTCGCGCTCATCCAATGTTTGGGCACCTGAGCTTCACTACCTTGGAGGAAAGTGGTATATCTACTATACTGCTGGCAAGGCCGAGGACCTTACTGGTCAGCGCTCACATGTTATTAAGG GTGGTGCTTCTCCCTGGGACAGCTGGTCATACGGAGCCAAGCTCTCTGATGACTGGGGCATCGACGGCACTATCCTTCGCACCAACCAATTCGGCAACTACTTCGTCTACTCTTGCATGACCGGCGTTCAATACCAATCAACCTGTATCCGCAAGCTCGGCTCAGACTTCTTGTCCGTCGGTgccctcagcatcatctctCAACCCGATCAAAGCTGGGAAAAGAGCGGAACTCCCGTGCAAGAGGGACCTAACGCTTTATACTTCGGCGGCAAGACCTACATCTCCTACTCAGCAAACTACTGCTGGACCCCAGATTACTGTGTCGCTCTGCTCGAGTGGGACGGAAAGACTGATCCTGCCAAGGCTTCAGCTTGGAAGAAGTCCAACGGTTGTGTTCTCAAGAGCGCTAATGGAAGCTACGGAACTGGTCACAACAGTTTCTTCCAAAGCCCTGACGGAAAGCAGACGTTCATCACTTTCCATGCTACGTCTAACAAGAATGGTGCTTGTGATGATACAAGATATGCTATGACGCAGCCACTGACTGCGAATGCTGATGGCACACCGAACTTTGGGTCTGTCCAGCCTTTCTCTCACCAATTTGCTGAACCTTCTAAATAA